One stretch of Methylopila sp. 73B DNA includes these proteins:
- a CDS encoding sigma-70 family RNA polymerase sigma factor, which yields MASVTSPTPMSSWRSSLTRLFEGHRGQLERMVRRRVRDGEAAADIVQDVFARVFKAGSAGSDDDDRRILYAAARNAAIDHNLAAGRRSRALAQLTPEQLATEPATQDDAFAARETLKALALALERLPPRTREIFVARRLRGETNAEIAARLGVTVRAVEKQLARGLEQCREALADHLGDDFS from the coding sequence ATGGCGAGCGTAACGTCTCCCACGCCGATGTCGTCCTGGCGCTCGTCTCTCACCCGACTGTTCGAAGGACACCGCGGCCAGCTCGAGCGCATGGTGCGCCGGCGGGTGCGCGACGGCGAAGCCGCGGCGGACATCGTGCAGGACGTGTTCGCCCGCGTCTTCAAGGCCGGCAGCGCAGGCTCCGACGACGACGACCGCCGCATTCTCTACGCCGCCGCCCGCAACGCCGCTATCGACCACAACCTCGCAGCCGGCCGGCGCTCCCGCGCGCTCGCCCAACTCACGCCGGAGCAGCTCGCCACGGAGCCGGCGACCCAGGACGACGCCTTCGCCGCGCGGGAGACACTGAAGGCGCTTGCGCTGGCGCTCGAACGCCTTCCTCCCCGCACCCGCGAGATCTTCGTCGCCCGACGGCTGCGGGGCGAGACCAACGCCGAGATCGCGGCGCGGCTCGGCGTTACGGTCCGCGCGGTGGAGAAGCAGCTCGCCCGCGGCCTCGAGCAGTGCCGCGAAGCGCTCGCCGATCACCTCGGCGACGATTTTTCCTGA
- a CDS encoding DUF2938 family protein: MEFIVRAALIGIGATALFDLWVRLLVLLRLPAANWALVGRWFAHAGRGRFAHADITAATPVRGETAIGWTMHYLVGILFAAALLAIWGLDWARAPTLGPALAVGLVTVLAGWLILAPGMGAGIASRKRPNPNRIRLVQIAGHAVFGLGLYLAAVIVEALA, translated from the coding sequence ATGGAGTTCATCGTCAGGGCCGCGCTGATCGGGATCGGGGCCACCGCGTTGTTCGATCTCTGGGTCCGGCTGCTCGTTCTGCTGCGCCTGCCCGCGGCGAACTGGGCGCTGGTCGGCCGGTGGTTCGCGCACGCCGGACGTGGGCGCTTCGCGCATGCGGACATCACGGCGGCGACGCCGGTGAGGGGCGAGACCGCCATAGGTTGGACCATGCACTACCTCGTCGGAATCCTGTTCGCCGCCGCGCTGCTGGCGATCTGGGGACTCGACTGGGCGCGGGCGCCGACCCTCGGCCCCGCCCTGGCGGTGGGCCTCGTCACCGTGCTCGCGGGCTGGCTGATCCTCGCGCCGGGGATGGGCGCCGGGATCGCCTCGCGCAAGCGCCCGAACCCCAACCGCATCCGTCTGGTGCAGATCGCCGGCCACGCCGTGTTCGGGCTGGGGCTCTATCTTGCGGCCGTGATCGTCGAGGCGCTGGCGTGA
- a CDS encoding MEKHLA domain-containing protein, which yields MIDLKRDPAFFRVLSDSHARFVGRPLAPEGAGAAWLYDEAPFAVLAHDGGADPRFVYANLTAQSCFEYGWDEIIGLPSRLSAEAPERAARQSLLDAVTRDGFTENYRGIRVAKSGRRFWIEQGVVWRLVSPDGSAVGQAATFASWRDA from the coding sequence GTGATCGATCTGAAGCGTGACCCCGCCTTCTTCCGCGTGCTTTCGGACAGCCACGCCCGCTTCGTCGGCCGTCCCCTCGCCCCCGAAGGCGCGGGCGCCGCCTGGCTCTACGACGAGGCGCCTTTCGCCGTGCTGGCGCACGACGGCGGCGCCGACCCGCGCTTCGTCTACGCCAATCTGACAGCGCAAAGCTGCTTCGAATACGGCTGGGACGAGATCATCGGCCTGCCCTCCCGGCTGTCGGCCGAAGCGCCGGAGCGCGCGGCGCGGCAGTCGCTGCTCGACGCGGTGACGCGGGACGGCTTTACGGAGAACTACCGCGGGATCCGCGTCGCGAAGTCCGGCCGGCGGTTCTGGATCGAGCAGGGCGTGGTCTGGCGGCTGGTCTCGCCGGACGGGTCCGCGGTCGGCCAGGCTGCGACCTTCGCGAGCTGGCGCGACGCTTAA
- a CDS encoding MFS transporter, which yields MSALADLAQAPARPLTLRDGKTLGLAALGGALEFYDFVVFVFFATVIGQLFFPPEIPEWLRQAQTFALFAVGYLVRPLSGLVMAHVGDRVGRKRVFAFTILLMGLATLGIGLLPTYATIGVAAPMALLALRVAQGAAIGGEAPGAWVFVAEHAPPNRVGLACGVLTAGLTVGILMGSLAAGLVNRAFTPETVADWAWRLPFLLGGVFGLASVYLRRLLDETPVFREMKARAEVAAELPLKAALRDHGRGVVVSMLLTWLLSAAIVVVILMTPALLERLHGVPIAAALSANAAATVGLAIGCVLAGALIDRIGAGPFFTFGAPVLGVCVWAFYAYAPSDPALLTPLYALAGLAVGVVAGVPYVMVRAFPAAVRFTGVSFSYNVAYAVFGGLTPVLLPFLLRIDPFAHAHYVAALSALGCAVGLWMWRRERR from the coding sequence GTGAGCGCGCTGGCGGATCTTGCGCAGGCCCCCGCCCGCCCGCTCACGTTACGCGACGGCAAGACGCTTGGCCTCGCGGCGCTTGGCGGCGCGCTCGAATTCTACGACTTCGTGGTGTTTGTGTTCTTCGCGACCGTGATCGGTCAGCTGTTCTTTCCGCCGGAGATCCCGGAGTGGCTGAGGCAGGCGCAGACCTTCGCGCTGTTCGCCGTCGGCTATCTCGTGAGGCCCCTGAGCGGGCTTGTGATGGCGCATGTGGGCGACCGGGTCGGCCGCAAGCGCGTCTTCGCCTTCACCATCCTGCTGATGGGGCTCGCGACGCTCGGCATCGGGCTGCTGCCGACCTACGCCACGATCGGCGTCGCCGCGCCGATGGCGCTGCTCGCGCTCCGGGTGGCGCAGGGGGCGGCGATCGGCGGCGAGGCGCCGGGCGCCTGGGTGTTCGTAGCGGAGCACGCGCCGCCGAACCGCGTCGGGCTGGCCTGCGGCGTGCTCACGGCCGGGCTGACCGTCGGCATCCTGATGGGCTCGCTCGCGGCCGGGCTGGTGAACCGCGCCTTCACGCCCGAAACCGTCGCGGACTGGGCCTGGCGGCTGCCGTTTCTGCTCGGCGGCGTGTTCGGGCTGGCCTCGGTCTATCTCCGCCGCTTGCTGGACGAGACGCCGGTGTTCCGGGAGATGAAGGCGCGGGCCGAGGTCGCGGCCGAACTGCCGCTGAAGGCGGCGCTGCGCGACCATGGCCGGGGCGTGGTCGTCTCGATGCTGCTGACCTGGCTGCTGTCGGCAGCGATCGTGGTGGTCATCCTGATGACCCCCGCGCTGCTGGAGCGCCTGCATGGCGTCCCGATCGCCGCTGCGCTGTCGGCCAACGCGGCGGCCACCGTCGGGCTCGCGATCGGCTGCGTCCTGGCCGGAGCTCTGATCGACCGGATCGGAGCGGGGCCGTTCTTCACGTTCGGCGCTCCCGTGCTCGGCGTCTGCGTCTGGGCGTTCTACGCCTACGCGCCGAGCGACCCCGCGCTGCTGACGCCGCTCTACGCGCTCGCGGGGCTCGCGGTCGGCGTCGTCGCGGGGGTGCCCTACGTGATGGTGCGCGCCTTCCCCGCCGCGGTGCGGTTCACCGGCGTGTCGTTCTCCTACAACGTCGCCTACGCCGTCTTCGGCGGGCTGACGCCGGTGCTGCTGCCGTTCCTGCTGCGGATCGATCCCTTCGCCCATGCGCACTATGTGGCGGCGCTCTCCGCCCTCGGCTGCGCCGTCGGCCTCTGGATGTGGCGGCGGGAGCGGCGTTAA
- a CDS encoding FecR domain-containing protein: MTAERPTEAHRAAAARWLARRDGSQSAADEASFAAWRDADLRHAQAYDQAEGLWAALGAPLAAITERSPRPKAKRAAASFLRPRFAALAIAGALVLWAAAPLLTTLRADVATSPGETALHVLPDGSTARLGPDAALTADFEPGARRVTLLKGEIYFEVAPDPHRPFTVDAGDASVRVVGTAFDVDRAEGGVTVTVKRGAVRVLGDADAAEVALGPGQQVAVVDGRPGEAAAANVDAALAWMSGRLVFDKAPLGRVVESLQRQTSSHIVLRASLADRRVSGTFPTTGVAQSLAAAAAAVGAQTLRITPWVTVVY; this comes from the coding sequence ATGACGGCGGAACGGCCGACCGAAGCCCATCGCGCCGCCGCCGCGCGGTGGCTCGCCCGCCGGGACGGATCGCAGAGCGCCGCCGACGAGGCGAGCTTCGCGGCCTGGCGCGACGCGGACCTTCGCCACGCCCAGGCCTACGACCAGGCCGAAGGGCTGTGGGCCGCGCTCGGCGCCCCGCTCGCGGCGATCACTGAGCGCTCGCCACGCCCGAAGGCCAAGCGGGCCGCGGCGTCGTTCCTCCGTCCGCGCTTCGCCGCTCTGGCGATCGCCGGCGCGCTCGTCCTCTGGGCCGCGGCGCCGCTCCTGACCACGCTGCGCGCGGACGTGGCGACGAGCCCGGGCGAGACCGCGCTGCATGTCCTGCCCGACGGCTCGACCGCGCGCCTCGGCCCCGACGCCGCGCTCACCGCGGATTTCGAGCCGGGCGCCCGGCGGGTGACGCTGCTGAAGGGCGAGATCTATTTTGAAGTCGCCCCGGACCCCCACCGGCCGTTCACCGTGGACGCCGGCGACGCCAGCGTCCGGGTCGTCGGCACCGCCTTCGACGTGGACCGCGCCGAGGGCGGCGTCACCGTCACGGTGAAGCGCGGAGCCGTCCGCGTCCTTGGCGACGCCGACGCGGCGGAGGTGGCGCTCGGGCCCGGACAGCAGGTCGCCGTCGTCGACGGGCGCCCAGGCGAGGCCGCTGCGGCGAATGTCGACGCCGCCCTCGCCTGGATGTCGGGCCGGCTCGTGTTCGACAAGGCGCCGCTCGGCCGGGTCGTCGAATCGCTGCAGCGGCAGACCTCGTCCCACATCGTACTGCGGGCGTCGCTGGCCGATCGCCGCGTCTCCGGCACCTTCCCCACGACGGGCGTCGCGCAGAGCCTCGCGGCGGCGGCCGCCGCCGTCGGCGCGCAGACCCTGCGGATCACCCCCTGGGTGACGGTCGTCTACTGA